The Porites lutea chromosome 7, jaPorLute2.1, whole genome shotgun sequence genome includes the window TCTTAAGAGTTTTGTTGAGATCGTCTCTGGTTTCGGCAAAGAAAGAAGTTACTCTCTGACTACAAAGTGAAGTTGTTGCAAAGTGTAATTTAGTAATCAAAGAAGGTGAAAATACAAAATGTCTTAATTTGCACAGCATAAAATATAGTATACCAAAACAGTGACTGAGGGATCTTGTGCGTAAGGACATTGAGATACTTGCTTTAATTTGATAACGACAGTCTGGATAAATTGTATTTTGTACACCTCAGACAAGGGGAGCTCAGAAAAACTGATTATCATAAATAATTCCAAGAAAATTCTAAGCCATGTTATATTTTTCCAAACTATTAAATGAAAAATCAATATCATAGATATCCTTTAtaatcataactgtaacaaaattctcaagtttgattggctatcaactgtcctgatttcaacACTAATAGGACAGTGCAATTGGACAGTATTTGTCATGCCGAAGTAATTGGACAGTGCACACCATCACATGCTTCTAattaaatggcttttttgttcattgctAGCAAAAAAGACTCTCAggatttcttgtgttttaagttgaaaaaggcctaaaatatcacaaatcttgttatggttatgattaataatatttggtaacagaactttgtgtttTCCAGtctggtctgtaatcatactcctTATTAATTAAACAAATCGAACTCCTGCTAAGTGGTCCATTGATTTTGTTAATCATTTGTATGatttacagaccaaattggactccactcagtcctattaccctTATTAATTTGGGATAATTTAGTTTAGGTTATAAGTGAGGAAGTCGGAAGCATTTTTTACCTTCCTAATTGTCCAGATTTCTGGAAATGGTTAACAATTGCTcccaaaatgaaatttgtactGTGGTTTAGGATGTTGAAACATAGGTGGGGGTAGTTTTAGCTTTGCACCAACAGCCTATCTAATACAGCTTGACTCTAGTCTTCTCTCTCAAAAATCAGGAAGCTAAGCATTTGGGAGAGTTCTTGCAGGCTTTCTTGATATATTGGCAAAATCTGAGATGGTCACTACACAGTGAAATCTTTGATTAATAGAGACTTAGCCAACATGATTTTTTCTCTGAAGTAGGGAGTTTAAGAAAAGGAGTTTTTGAGTGGCGAATGTCAACCAGAAGTGAGACGTTTTCActgttaatattattatcttGATACTGCCAGATTGGTCTTATAGAGATGACTTGCCCAGATTTGTAGGCGAACCACTGCCAAATATTATAAAATGTCCACTCCCCAATGAGAGCTATGAAAGCCAATTTTTCACGTATACTGGTATGTGTGTTAAATAGTTATAATAACGTTAggattttcttttaatttacatgTATAACTTCAGAGTTGTGACAAGAAATGCCAGTAAAGGAAGCAGCTCTTCAAGATGGCTGAAGAGGCAGCAAACAGTAAGAGCCATTGATAATATGAGACAGTAACTATTGACGTGTTACGAGTCAGTGTTGAGTTTGAGTACCATGCAGCAATAGAAATTGAAGGACTGAAATTTGAGCGCAATTTTATATCATTTgacattttattaaattttatacGTGAAATTAGGACTTGTTTGTGAAGAAGGCACTGGAGGACAACTATCTTTGCCGTAGCGGCTACAAACTGATTGAGCTGGATGACAGATTTCATTTCCTTCAACCTGGAAGAGTCGTGATTGACTGTGGTGCAAGTCCAGGTAACTTCCTGATAACAGTTCAGGTTACTTTACTTTTAAACACAAACTTTGTGATCATTAACTTGCAACCACAGATGTGTTTCCAGTGGTTGCTTCTTTCCCTCTCTCAGAGGGAGAGAAGCAACAACCGTAAAAATGTCTGCAGTCACAGGCTAGATGATTATAGCGTAACATTGATAAAGAAATTCAATTGACTGTTTACTTGACTTTGGGTTTAGATTTTTACACTTGAATTAGGTACCTCCATTCCTAGTTTTTATGATAAAACATGTGTGGAATTGCAGTTATAGCTGCAATAGAACATGCATTTATTCAAGTCAAATGACATTTTACCCAGTTTTAAGTTGTCTGTTTTGTTTAATCATTACCTTCAGGTTCATGGACTCAAGTGGCTGTTAACCGAGTATTGACAAGGCAGGCTGGTTTGtacattataataataaacttctagcaaaagaattattattaataataatataataataatatacagtATTTATAGAGCGCTAATTCCCAATGGTCCAATTATTGGACCATTGGGAATCATTATTGAATCATGATCATTCATACCACTTATTAACTGAGAGTGAGGTCATCatagggaaatctcagaccgaggCTTATCAATGCATTGACCAAGCGATATCATCAAGGCTGAGGTCCGatatttccctgtaatgaccaaaCAGAcaaggttaataagttatttactATGGCCTTTTTATTACGAACCTCAGCCGGCAGGGAGAGCAAGTGGTGATACGTTGCAGTGCAGGAGGTGGAAGAGGAAAGGGTGGGAGATGGGATTTCTACAAGGGTGGAAAGCAGGAGGAATAGGTGGAAATTTTGCAGCAATGCCTAATATTTTTGCAAATGAAAAGACTTAAGaagaaagccaagaaaaaaaggagtgggagccccccttccccccctccaaaaaaaagccGGTCTTGGACTAGATTGTGAGCTAGCCTGCTCTAAGGCTGGCTTTTGACCCTCTAGTTCACCATAAAAAATATAGTTTGAAGATGAGGATATGTCAAAATATTCAATGTTTCTCTTTGGTCTAGGTCAGCAGAAAGGTCTTGTCATTGCAGTGGATTTGTTAGGtatataaaaattaatcttttgAATTTAGAAATTGTTGTTCATTGTAAATTTTATGTTTGTTATAGATCACTGACCGTAATTTGTACTAATAGAAGTAATGGAAATACATGAAAAAAGGATAAACAGCATGGTAAAAGGAGGAGAACtaactgtttatttttgaatGTGTGATGGAATTCATAAATTAGATTAATTAGCATTGGTGTATGCAGTAGCTAAAGTATCGATGATGTCGGAGTGTCGACACTCTGACATCATCTATGTCCCCTACTTATATCAAATATTACTATGGGTTATTTGCATTTCTGTCAAATTTACTGACAAATTTACAACGATGAAGGAGATAACGCCAGTAAGGTAAATTTGATGGAGCCAGCATGGCCAAGTGGTCAGTGCATCAGACTCGACGAGTTCGAGTCTTGCTCTgcccacttgctggatttgttcttgatCATCCCTAGTTCAAATCCTCTGCCGCTCCTGTAAATAGCCAAATGGTCGCCTCCTGCCTGTTgtggtttttaatcctgttatgttgtatttgaataatttatttgtttctaagtactggtgtttgagtggagtgcctgcaaactagctggataagctaagtgcactttctattataaacaagcctttaaaccttttttaaaccaCATAACTTGGTGGCCTACATGTAAGTTacaaattttgtctttcttaaCTAGACATTGAAGACATTCTTGGAGCAACCATTTTATCAAGATGTGATTTTACAGATGCCAGCACACAGAGGAAAATACTCTCACTACTACCACCAGCCGGAGCTGATGTTATAATGAGGTACGGTAAAACAGActgctgcttttttttttcttttttaactggAGCTGATTGTAATGGTATTATATATATTGTACCATttagattattttctttttcatacaCAGGTCATTTCATACTCTGCATTAATAATTGGCTAGTTTGCATTTCACAACTTACTATAAAGAATGAAATTTAATTTGGTTGTAATGTTTTTTACTAGGAAATCCttatatatttaatataatgcTTATCCCGGTACGTGAACAAAGAAAAGCAATAAAGTTTTGGTTGCCAGTCAAATAACTTACTTGTGAGGCACCTACTTGATCCAGTCATCCAAAAAGAAGGCTATGTCAATAGGAAACATCGTGCTTATCCTTGTATTCTTGTTTTGTGCTATAAATATGAATTCTCATTTTCCTACTTGCTTCATAGCCCTTCTTTAATACTTTGCGCTGGGGCCATAACTAGATAGAGGGGTGAAAGCATTACAAAATTAACAAAACAGTGGTTAAACACTGTTATAAACACATGACATTGCTTGTATCTTTGAGCTCCTATACCCCGGAATTGACTAAACTGCTTTAATATTGCTTTTAAACCATGAACACCTGAAATATTTTTGGCATGCTAGTGTGTTAGTCTGACAAACAAGCCAATCAAGTGTGAAACAACTAAACCTCaagcagttttttttatatcgTAGCTGAATTAATAATCCTGTGTACAGTtacatcttttttgtttattttcagtgACATGGCTCCAAATGCCACAGGAAACCATACTATAAACCATGAAGCCATCTTGGTTAGTCATATATAGATCAATTTATTATTTACCAATTTGAGATTATTAGAGATTCCGAAAAGTAATGTGTGCCTAACAATATCACAGGAGTTAACTgcaatttttttagctttggagAGGGAGAGGCATTAGCTGAAACAGGTTTAGGGAGGCTTtcagaataatattattaaagaaTTTATTTAAAAGGGGTTTAAAGGCTTGCTTACATTGGAAAGTGCAcgtagcttatccagctagtttacaggcacccCACttaaatacttagaaacaaatactTTAAATTAAtgcaacataacaggattaaaaaccccaactggcaggtggcaaccagttggctatttacaagtgtggccaaggatttgaactcgggacaaccaagaacaaatccagcaagtggccagagcgggactcaaACCAGGGACCACCGGATTGTGAGTCCAACGCGCTGAACactaaaaaagagaaagagaaatactTTATTAGTGTTATCGATGATTCTCACAGAAATTTACTGAAAAGGGCTTAAAATGTGCTTTGTTTTGTATTCACTGCGGTTGTTGATGCCCATAATGTCAGAGAATTAGGTTAATAATAAAATACACTGCTGATATGAAAGAAGAGCTCTGGGCTCTGGTAATAACTCCACTTATAGAAAGAAAGGTCTATTAAAGAAGAGATATGAGTTATTAAATTTAAGCCATCTTATCCGCAGAACCTTTGTGAATCAGCCTTTGAATTCAGCAAAGATGTGTTGAAGCCTGGTGGGCGTTTTCTATGTAAGCTCTGGGATGGTTATGGCACACAAGGTGAGGAAAGGGAACATACACATGTCAAGTAAACCAAAAATCTTTCCTTAAAACTTAGCACTCACCAGAAAGGAAAGGGACATTACAGCCACCttaagttttgaaaaataaaagaaggtTCTAAATTTCTCCAGAATTTCTCTAAGCTTTGTCCAACAAGGCACTAAGATTTCAATTTGCCAGGTATTTGCAATAACTGGGCCGGGAGCTGTATTGCTGACTTTTctacttatttactttttaatttttcagatttatttttttaaattttcagatTTTATCAAAATTTTGCAAGGTTATTTCAAGCAAGTTAAAGAATGCAAGCCGCAAGCAAGCAGGAAGGAATCAGCTGAAATTTATCTTTACgctgagaactttaaaaaataacgTACATGATGTTGCATGTGCACAAATAAAGCTGACAACATAATGCAACGTGCTTCATTCCCACTACCGTAGTCAAGATAAAGGAGCGGTTGTTGTTTTACGTGTTTAATTTACTGATGTTAAGTTATTGAACTCTTTTTTTGAGTATGGACTGTTTGAATCGGCTCCTTGGTCAAAACAGTAAGAACTGACTGTGAACAACTACGCGATCCAACTAATTGGCGTAACTTTATAGGCCGGTGCAAGACTTCTGTTATATGGGGATGTGACAGATGTGGCATAGTCAGGGCTGGTTTACACGTGGAGCTCACGTGCGCCGCAACAGCGCTTGCATGGTCCGGACGAAAAGCAAATCTGCCATTTTCGAGCCTTTTGCGGACCACGTCAAACGGCtcgaaaaagagagaaagaccCTTTGTGACTACTTGACAACGACGTTATCCATTTTCATGACCCTCTGTTTATGTATTGCGGTATAAAGCTGTATAAAGTGGAATATCAAAAGCATTTTCAAGCAAAAGGTGCGGTGCACCTACACTTGCGTGCAAAGCATGCATTAATCGTGTTGTCACTTCTTGAATAAATCGTCCTCTCTAGTTATTAAGTCCCCTGTTTATAAAgaaagagagtttttaagccCCTCTGTTCAGTTAGCCCTATCCTCTCCCACGTCCGGACACCCCGAACGTTCCCCTTGATCCGCCAGTCGACTTTGCAGGTGTATATGTAAACAATTTTCTCTAGCAGTGCTTGATCTAACTGAAGCCCCTGGAAGACTTTAAGGGCAAGCCACATGACTCTCTTTCAGCCTTATGATTTTGATCGAAAACTGCACCAAAATTGTAATTccgggcgctttccatttagtcaaaatttccggaatttctggTTCGGccgtaaatggaacacgtttcgtcggctcgtcccactggaaaattcccagaaaaagtggaaaaatctaaaaaggtgggcccgtttttccggttggaatttccgaacggaatgtcgtgttccatttaccttTCTCGTAGTTTGcaccagttccaggtccacggtcgGGCACCGCGACGTACCGGtgtttacgaccaaatggaacaactttttaccaatcggaaattccacttttgctcccaccgaaatttccgggtttttttcctaaatggaaagcgccctccATCACTGTTCCATACTTTCCTCTGGATCCAAAAATGCTATGAAATCAAGTAAactcaaataaataaataaaagcaaaGTTTTCAGCAACTTCTTCGTTGACCTAAGCTGCACGATTCGACTGAACACCGTCCTGGAGAAAAGCTAGTGAAGTTGCCTTCGATTCACCTAAAGTACAAGTCACAAAATTTCGGCTCGAACGGCGAAAATTAAAGTTGCGTGGGGTTCCTGTGATTAAGTCGGTTAATCAAAGAAGCGAGGCTACCAAGTTGCTTATCAAAGATGGCGGATCATCAAGGTAAGGAAGGAACTTTTGCCTGttgtaactttcattttcttcgGACTTTGTGGGTAATCAGGTGTTTTTACGCCGTTTCCATCTCGTAGAATGAACACGGATGCTttatttcaagctttttttatttaccGTTTTCGTTAAAGCTGTGGTTTGATTCGCAAAAGAATGATGCTGATCGACGTCAGCTGTCAGGTTAATTCATTGTGACAAATCAatgaattaaaaattattaatatttagggTTACCCTTTATGTGAAATTAAGTGTAACTGTTTGAAGACATACGAACATGGAGTTTCAGAAATCAAGTTTTTGTGAGGACGTTTTGATAATAAACTGTTTTAAAATTGGCCATTTAATAACAGTTGTGTGCCCAGTGCCCAggcctttgaatagaagcgAGGATGGCGGTGATCTTGTTTGGTTACAAACCTTCTTGTTTTTCATATGTAAATGATCATGTTTACGGGGTTGTTAGCATGAGAATACCACGATTTGCACATgcaggaaggtttgtaacaaaacaatgtCACCGCCAGCCATGCTTCTATTCAAATGCCAGTGCACTGAGCacgtaactgtaaaatggcctattagtgATAACATATGTAAACGTAATTCACGATTTCAATGAtgctttttttatctttgactgcaataataatagtaatatttgAACAACATGTCACAACATTTTCCAAGTTGCTTTTACTTACCTCAAAGGTTCATATCCTAAGTAAATTCTACGATTAAATTTCCCTTGTTTCATTATATACAAAATCAGATGTCAGCCTTCAAGACTGTTTCAGTTTTGGGTTTGTACTTCTCTTTAAAAATTTCTACCTTCCAGACCCTACTTCCCCTTGAAATCTCTATTGATCTTTGATCCATGagaggtatggatattttctgaaacCACACATTGGTTCAAAAAGTGTTCTATTACAAATTTGGTCAGAACTTGAAGGGCCGTCATTAAGAGCCAGGGGCTGGGGGTTTCCCCCAACTGATATGAATGTGGTTCCTGGGTCGGTTCCTGGCTACTCtcattggaaaatagaagaaaaattcaaccaaaagaaatccctagctgtatgattccctgcctacttgttgtactTTCCTGGCAACTCGAAATTGTAGTGACAACCCTGGGAACTGTGCCCCATCTCCCTAAGGAAACCTCAATTAATTTTTGTGGATTAACCTGTTGAGTAATTAGTGGCTGGGTAGGACACAGGCTTGGATTTTTGGTCTTCTGATCAGGAGAAAAGTCTCCTGATCTTGAAAAGTCTAGACTTGACCTTTTGCCACCTCTAACACTGCCCCTTTTTCCCATCTGTAGGCACTGGAAACTATGATGAGGCCATCATGGCCCAGGTGGATAATATCCAGAAAGAGGTACTATCACCCTAGGAATACATTTCCATTTGATATGCAACAGGGATGCTTTTCAGACAGCTGAATTCTTAGGGAGTCCAATCTGGACATGGCTTGCGCTCAGGCTTTGTTTGACCTCACAAGAGGACTGCATAAAAACAGACAATCAAATAAGAGCTATATTGATTTTCATACTGCTTAAGACATCAAAATTTAATGCTTTACTTAATAGTACCTCATTTGTTTAATATATTATGACAAATTGTTGACACACAACCCAAAGCAATACTTGTATAGGTAAAAGTAGAGGCTTTAGTCCTGGGGGTACTCACTAAAATTTTATATGAGAAAGCTTTCACCCTAAGTCCCTACCTCTTACTCATTTATATGCCATTTTTAGCAGAAGTACCCCTTCCATATCATATACCTTTTACTGACAAATTTAATATACCTCACCTAGTGAAATCCATTGTACCCTTTCAATATACCTGGAGCTTTAAAATGGCACCCCTTTGGGACAGAGCCTCCCCGTCATAATATAGGGAATACCCCCCCTGGGCTTTCAGTCCTGAACACTGTAAGGCTATGTTTGACCAAAATCTATTTACACCCATAAGTGAGATAACCAGCATCCTTACATCTTTTTCAAATGGGATTCCCCTGGTGGACCACAGTCAAAGCCCTATAATTTATTAGTTGAACATCATAAATTTAGCCACCACCCATACATGTCAGTGACCACAACCACTTTTGGAGTGGACGGTTTTAGAACCttccattattttttaaacattttgtaaGCAACAACTTCACAGATGGTCTGATTGTTGTGTTTGTTGCTTCCATTTATCTGCTCAGAGTATACAGCAGGTGTattttccaaaatgctgaaCGGGTGCCGAACGCTGAATGACTCTGAAGTGAAGTGATTATAGGGTTAGGAAATAAAATCGAGGAAAAATCAAGTTTTAGTTCATGTTTAGCCAGCTGGTATAACGACCCTAAATGGACCTTATTCACTAGGTTTTATAGGGGGTGGACAAAACACTGGCTCCCAGTGCATGGAGTATGCCAATGGACTACCTATATGGACTACCCTAAAATGGAGTGTGCggctgaagtttagtgattccATGCGCCTGCTAACCGGGCAATAGTAGAGAAAATCCTCTATGTAATTCTTTA containing:
- the LOC140943499 gene encoding ribosomal RNA large subunit methyltransferase E-like — translated: MNRGGNFTQSYLQKFLFSRVVTRNASKGSSSSRWLKRQQTDLFVKKALEDNYLCRSGYKLIELDDRFHFLQPGRVVIDCGASPGSWTQVAVNRVLTRQAGQQKGLVIAVDLLDIEDILGATILSRCDFTDASTQRKILSLLPPAGADVIMSDMAPNATGNHTINHEAILNLCESAFEFSKDVLKPGGRFLCKLWDGYGTQDFIKILQGYFKQVKECKPQASRKESAEIYLYAENFKK